One part of the Vicia villosa cultivar HV-30 ecotype Madison, WI linkage group LG6, Vvil1.0, whole genome shotgun sequence genome encodes these proteins:
- the LOC131609925 gene encoding inosine-5'-monophosphate dehydrogenase, with protein MDFTPPPIEDGFAAEKLFNSGFSYTYDDLIFLPHYIDFAADAVDLSTRLSRNISLSTPFVASPMDTVSESSMASAMAALGGIAIVHPNNTPSRQAALIRAAKSRRVPILSEPVFVSPTDVVETDEDFAASPFILVTDSGNSTGKFIGFVSKANWSNQNDKSLRVSDYMEPPPSALSWSSDLAKIEEELEKKKANIVALVKGEEVVDLVSKEEVERVRGYPRLVSGGSVGADGEWMVGAAIGTREQDKKRLEHLVKAGINAVVLDSSQGNSIYQLEMIKYVKKVYPELDVIGGNVVTMYQAENLIQAGVDGLRVGMGSGSICTTQEVCAVGRGQGTAVYKVSSIAYKSGVPVIADGGISNSGHIVKALSLGASTVMMGSFLAGSLEAPGAYVYQNGQRVKKYRGMGSLEAMTQGSDQRYLGDTAKLKIAQGVVGAVKDKGSVLKFIPYTAQAVRQGFQDIGANSLQSAHDLLRSRVLRLEVRTGAAQVEGGIHGLASYEKKYF; from the exons ATGGATTTCACTCCTCCGCCTATCGAAGACGGTTTCGCGGCGGAGAAGCTTTTCAACAGTGGCTTCTCTTACACCTACGACGACTTAATCTTTCTCCCTCACTATATCGACTTCGCCGCCGATGCTGTCGACCTCTCCACCCGTCTCAGCCGCAATATCTCCCTTTCCACTCCCTTTGTTGCCTCTCCGATGGATACTGTTTCGGAATCTTCCATGGCTTCTGCTATGGCTGCACTTGGAGGCATCGCTATTGTTCATCCTAACAACACTCCTTCGCGTCAGGCTGCTTTAATCCGCGCCGCCAAGTCACGACGAGTACCTATACTCTCCGAGCCTGTGTTCGTTTCTCCGACTGATGTTGTTGAGACTGATGAAGATTTTGCTGCCTCGCCTTTTATTTTAGTAACAGATTCCGGTAATTCCACCGGGAAGTTTATCGGTTTTGTCTCGAAGGCTAATTGGTCGAATCAAAACGATAAAAGCCTGAGAGTGTCTGACTATATGGAGCCTCCACCGTCTGCTCTATCGTGGAGCTCCGACCTTGCGAAAATCGAAGAGGAGTTGGAGAAGAAAAAGGCAAATATTGTTGCTTTGGTGAAAGGTGAAGAAGTGGTGGATTTGGTCTCAAAAGAGGAGGTTGAGAGGGTGAGAGGCTATCCGAGATTGGTCTCCGGAGGATCAGTTGGAGCTGATGGAGAGTGGATGGTGGGGGCGGCGATTGGGACGAGGGAACAAGATAAAAAGAGGTTAGAACATTTAGTGAAAGCTGGAATAAATGCTGTGGTGTTGGATAGTTCTCAAGGGAACTCTATTTATCAATTGGAGATGATTAAGTATGTGAAGAAGGTGTATCCTGAATTGGATGTTATTGGTGGGAATGTGGTGACTATGTATCAAGCTGAGAATTTAATTCAAGCTGGTGTTGATGGGTTGAGGGTTGGTATGGGTTCTGGTTCGATTTGTACCACTCAAGAAGTTTGTGCTGTTGGGCGTGGTCAG GGAACTGCAGTTTACAAGGTCTCGTCCATTGCTTATAAAAGTGGAGTTCCTGTAATTGCCGATGGTGGCATCTCAAACTCTGGTCATATTGTGAAGGCTTTATCGTTGGGAGCATCCACTGTTATGATGGGAAGCTTCTTAGCTGGTAGTCTTGAGGCTCCTGGAGCTTATGTATATCAG AATGGCCAACGTGTCAAGAAGTATAGAGGAATGGGTTCCCTTGAAGCTATGACTCAAGGCAGTGATCAAAGGTACCTCGGTGATACAGCAAAGCTTAAAATTGCCCAGGGGGTTGTTGGAGCTGTTAAAGATAAGGGTTCCGTGTTAAAGTTCATTCCATACACCGCACAAGCAGTAAGACAAGGGTTTCAGGATATTGGTGCCAACTCTCTGCAGTCTGCACATGACCTTCTAAGATCCAGGGTGTTAAGGCTAGAG GTTCGTACTGGAGCAGCACAGGTTGAAGGAGGAATTCATGGGCTGGCTTCTTATGAAAAGAAATACTTTTGA